The genomic stretch CGCAAAAATGAATAGAGTGAATAACGGGACCTGTCCCCATTATTCACTTTACTCCTTATAAGTCGATGGCATCTCGGATATTATCTTTAACCTTCTCGAAAAAGGATTTCTTGCCCATTTGTTGTTGATCGCTGGTAACATCACCAAATTCACGGAGCAATTCCTTTTGCCGATCGGTGAGCTTTGTTGGTGTAGCCACGACGACCTTCACATGTTGATCCCCTCGTCCATTGCCACGGCGGTAAGGGATGCCATGTCCTCGGAGGCGGAAAATGGTGCCCGTCTGAGTCCCTTCAGGCACTTTCATCTTGACTCTCCCATCCAAGGTTGGAATATCAATTTCCGAGCCCAGAGCAGCCTGAACAAAGGTTATAGGCATCTCGCAATAAACGTCGTTTCCTTCCCTTTCAAAGAGTTTATGGGGTTTGACATTCAAAACTACATAAAGATCCCCTGCCGGGCCACCGCGTAATCCGGCTTCCCCGCTGCCGCTAAAACGAAGATTAAGACCATCCTCTGAGCCAGCCGGGACATTGACTTTGATGGTTTTGACTTGGCGAGTGGTGCCCCTGCCGCTACATTCTTTGCAAGGGGAGGATATAAATTGTCCCGAGCCATTACAGGTCGGACAAGTTTTGGCTGTTTGTATCGCTCCAAAGGGAGTCCGTTGCGTGGTTTTGACCTGCCCTGTTCCATGACATTGACTACACGTGGTCGGATGTGTTCCGGAAGCTGCGCCTGAACCTTGACATTCCGTACAGGTCTCTTGTCGTGGAACTTGAATCTCCTTTTCGATACCGAAGGCAGCTTCTTCAAAGGCAATGGTCATATCATACCGCAGATCGTTTCCTCGAGTGGGGCCATTACGACGCTGACCGCCGCCGCCACCACCAAAGAACATATCGAAGATATCACCAAACCCACCAAAATCCGCACCGCCAAAGCCAGCCTGGTTCGGATCAAAGGCAGCATGACCCATCTGATCGTATTTAGCTCGTTTTTCCGAATCACTTAAGACATCATAGGCTTCGGTCGCCTCTTTGAACTTGTCTTCTGCCTCTTTATCACCAGGGTTAACATCCGGGTGATATTTGCGGGCTAATTTTCGATAGGCTTTTTTAACTTCTTGTTCGTCCGCTCCCTTAGAGACTCCCAAAACTTCATAATAATCGCGTTTCATTGTTTCCTCCATCACTCCTAATTCACCCTCCGAAGCATGCGCCTTCAGTACATGATGATTGGGCACAGGGAAAACCCTGCACCCAATCTTCTTTTCTTAGATTCTAACTTTAGCACCCGCAGCATCTATAACTTTGCTGTGCCTATTTATCATCCTTGTTCACTTCAGTATATTCTGCATCAACGACATTGTCATCAGCTTTGGCTTGACCGGCTCCTGGGTCTGTCCCCATGTCCGGACCTCCTGCTTCCCCACCCGTCTGTTGGTACATTTTCTCAATGATCGGATAAAGCACTTTAGTTACTGCTTCGGTCTTCTCCTTGATAGCTTCAAGATTTTCTCCCGCAGCAGCGGTCTTTAATTCTTCAAGCGCCTTCTTGATCGGTTCTACTTCATTTTCGGCAATCTTGCCTTCGAAGTCCTTCAAGGTTTTCTCAGTTTGGTAAACCGTCGAATCCGCTTGGTTCTTAGCATCGATTAACTCTTTGCGTTGCTTATCTTCTTCAGCATGAGCTTCGGCATCTTTTTTCATCTTTTCGATCTCATCTTGGCTTAGGCCTGTCGAGGCTGTGATGGTAACCTTTTGCTCATTGCCTGTAGCCATATCCTTAGCCGAGACATGCACGATACCGTTGGCATCAATATCGAATTTAACCTCGATTTGCGGAATACCGCGTGGAGCAGGAGGAATTCCAGAAAGCTGGAATCTTCCCAATGTCTTGTTATAGGCAGCCATTTCCCGCTCACCTTGGAGAACGTGGATATCTACAGAAGTTTGGCTATCTGCTGCCGTAGAGAAGGTCTGGCTCTTGGTGGTTGGAACTGTTGTATTCCGTTCAATAATCCGTGTGAATACTCCACCTAAAGTCTCAATGCCCAGAGAAAGAGGAGTTACGTCTACGAGAATGATATCCTTCACTTCGCCGGCGAGAACCCCACCTTGAATAGCTGCTCCTAAAGCAACCACTTCATCGGGGTTGACACCCTTATGAGGCTCTTTGCCGCTCAATTTTTTAATGGCGTCTTGAACAGCAGGAATCCGTGTCGATCCACCCACTAGGATAACTTGATGAACATCGCTCCAAGACAATTTAGCATCGGCTAAGGCTTGACGAGTTGGTCCAAGACTTGCCTCAACTAGATCTGCCGTCAACTCTTCGAACTTAGACTTTGTAATATTC from Desulfitobacterium dichloroeliminans LMG P-21439 encodes the following:
- the dnaJ gene encoding molecular chaperone DnaJ, with protein sequence MKRDYYEVLGVSKGADEQEVKKAYRKLARKYHPDVNPGDKEAEDKFKEATEAYDVLSDSEKRAKYDQMGHAAFDPNQAGFGGADFGGFGDIFDMFFGGGGGGQRRNGPTRGNDLRYDMTIAFEEAAFGIEKEIQVPRQETCTECQGSGAASGTHPTTCSQCHGTGQVKTTQRTPFGAIQTAKTCPTCNGSGQFISSPCKECSGRGTTRQVKTIKVNVPAGSEDGLNLRFSGSGEAGLRGGPAGDLYVVLNVKPHKLFEREGNDVYCEMPITFVQAALGSEIDIPTLDGRVKMKVPEGTQTGTIFRLRGHGIPYRRGNGRGDQHVKVVVATPTKLTDRQKELLREFGDVTSDQQQMGKKSFFEKVKDNIRDAIDL
- the dnaK gene encoding molecular chaperone DnaK, with the protein product MGKVIGIDLGTTNSCVAVMEGGEAVVITNAEGNRTTPSVVGFSKTGERLVGQVAKRQAVSNADKTVLSVKRHMGTDFKVKIDDKNYSPQEISAMILGKLKTDAEAYLGQTVTEAVITVPAYFTDAQRQATKDAGTIAGLEVKRIINEPTAAALAYGLDKQEDQTVLVFDLGGGTFDVSVLELSQGMVEVKATSGNNKLGGDDFDQRLIDHMVAEFKKEQGVDLGKDRVALQRLKEAAEKAKIELSGVSTSNVNLPFITMTAEGPAHLDMNITKSKFEELTADLVEASLGPTRQALADAKLSWSDVHQVILVGGSTRIPAVQDAIKKLSGKEPHKGVNPDEVVALGAAIQGGVLAGEVKDIILVDVTPLSLGIETLGGVFTRIIERNTTVPTTKSQTFSTAADSQTSVDIHVLQGEREMAAYNKTLGRFQLSGIPPAPRGIPQIEVKFDIDANGIVHVSAKDMATGNEQKVTITASTGLSQDEIEKMKKDAEAHAEEDKQRKELIDAKNQADSTVYQTEKTLKDFEGKIAENEVEPIKKALEELKTAAAGENLEAIKEKTEAVTKVLYPIIEKMYQQTGGEAGGPDMGTDPGAGQAKADDNVVDAEYTEVNKDDK